The Euphorbia lathyris chromosome 3, ddEupLath1.1, whole genome shotgun sequence genome contains a region encoding:
- the LOC136221789 gene encoding aspartyl protease family protein At5g10770 isoform X1: MVEPKHSFLLQLLLSLLVFLLTDTTTTTTGVQCFPHNKKLLSIHQFQSTHKTINNSTTCLSLSHKSRWEKGAAVLEMKNRDSCSEQITDWNNKLQKILILDNLHVRSLQSRVKKINSGNNLDAQIPLVSGIRLETLNYIVTVELGGRNLTVIVDTGSDLTWVQCQPCKLCYNQKDPIFNPSISPSYQTILCNSTTCQSLQYATGNSGICGTNPPTCNYAVNYGDGSYTRGELGKEKLNFGANPVGNFIFGCGRNNRGLFGGASGLVGLGKSELSLVSQTSAIFGGVFSYCLPNTAADASGSLVLGGNSSVYRNSTPVSYTRMVPNPQLPTFYFLNLTSVSIGGVALQGPGTGQGGILIDSGTVITRLPPSLYRVLRREFLKQFSGYPSAPPFSILDTCFNLSGYQEVDIPTISMHFEGEAELNVDVTGIFYFVKTDASQVCLALASLSFEDEIPILANYQQRNQRVIYDTKASMLGFAAEACSFN; encoded by the exons ATGGTGGAACCGAAACACTCTTttcttcttcaacttcttctttctcttcttgTATTTCTTCTTACTGatactactactactactactgGGGTTCAATGTTTTCCACACAATAAGAAACTTCTCAGCATCCATCAATTTCAATCCACACACAAGACTATCAACAATTCAACTACCTGTCTAAGTCTTTCCCATAAATCAA GATGGGAGAAAGGTGCAGCCGTACTGGAAATGAAGAACAGGGATTCCTGCTCAGAACAGATAACTGACTGGAACAACAAGTTACAGAAAATCTTGATTCTCGACAATCTTCATGTCCGCTCACTGCAATCTCGAGTCAAAAAGATTAATTCTGGAAACAATTTAGATGCTCAAATCCCTTTAGTTTCTGGAATAAGACTTGAAACATTAAACTACATAGTTACTGTTGAATTAGGCGGTCGAAATCTGACAGTGATTGTAGATACCGGAAGTGATTTAACATGGGTTCAATGCCAGCCCTGCAAACTGTGTTACAATCAAAAGGATCCTATTTTCAACCCTTCAATATCTCCTTCATACCAGACTATTTTATGCAATTCAACAACTTGCCAATCTCTCCAGTATGCTACCGGGAATTCAGGCATCTGTGGGACTAATCCACCAACCTGTAACTATGCTGTTAACTATGGGGACGGTTCTTATACCCGAGGGGAGTTAGGAAAAGAGAAGCTTAATTTCGGAGCTAATCCTGTCGGAAATTTTATTTTCGGGTGTGGCAGGAATAATAGGGGTCTATTTGGAGGAGCTTCAGGTCTTGTCGGATTAGGAAAGAGTGAACTGTCACTGGTTTCCCAAACTTCTGCAATCTTTGGAGGAGTTTTTTCTTACTGTTTACCAAATACAGCAGCTGATGCTTCAGGTTCTTTAGTTCTGGGTGGTAATTCTTCAGTTTACAGGAATAGCACCCCTGTTTCTTATACAAGAATGGTTCCGAATCCCCAGCTTCCGACCTTCTACTTTCTCAACCTCACCAGTGTTAGTATAGGCGGGGTGGCTTTGCAAGGTCCGGGCACCGGACAAGGAGGAATATTGATTGATTCAGGGACAGTAATCACCAGGCTTCCTCCTTCACTGTACAGAGTATTGAGAAGAGAGTTTCTGAAACAATTTTCAGGGTATCCTTCTGCACCGCCTTTTTCGATCTTGGATACTTGCTTTAACCTTAGTGGATATCAAGAAGTTGATATTCCAACAATCAGTATGCATTTTGAGGGAGAAGCTGAGCTCAATGTAGATGTAactgggattttctattttgttaAAACTGATGCATCTCAGGTTTGTTTGGCTCTTGCAAGCCTCTCATTCGAAGATGAGATTCCTATACTAGCAAATTATCAGCAGAGAAACCAAAGGGTAATATATGACACTAAAGCATCCATGCTGGGATTTGCAGCAGAAGCTTGCAGTTTTAATTGA
- the LOC136221789 gene encoding aspartyl protease family protein At5g10770 isoform X2, translated as MKNRDSCSEQITDWNNKLQKILILDNLHVRSLQSRVKKINSGNNLDAQIPLVSGIRLETLNYIVTVELGGRNLTVIVDTGSDLTWVQCQPCKLCYNQKDPIFNPSISPSYQTILCNSTTCQSLQYATGNSGICGTNPPTCNYAVNYGDGSYTRGELGKEKLNFGANPVGNFIFGCGRNNRGLFGGASGLVGLGKSELSLVSQTSAIFGGVFSYCLPNTAADASGSLVLGGNSSVYRNSTPVSYTRMVPNPQLPTFYFLNLTSVSIGGVALQGPGTGQGGILIDSGTVITRLPPSLYRVLRREFLKQFSGYPSAPPFSILDTCFNLSGYQEVDIPTISMHFEGEAELNVDVTGIFYFVKTDASQVCLALASLSFEDEIPILANYQQRNQRVIYDTKASMLGFAAEACSFN; from the coding sequence ATGAAGAACAGGGATTCCTGCTCAGAACAGATAACTGACTGGAACAACAAGTTACAGAAAATCTTGATTCTCGACAATCTTCATGTCCGCTCACTGCAATCTCGAGTCAAAAAGATTAATTCTGGAAACAATTTAGATGCTCAAATCCCTTTAGTTTCTGGAATAAGACTTGAAACATTAAACTACATAGTTACTGTTGAATTAGGCGGTCGAAATCTGACAGTGATTGTAGATACCGGAAGTGATTTAACATGGGTTCAATGCCAGCCCTGCAAACTGTGTTACAATCAAAAGGATCCTATTTTCAACCCTTCAATATCTCCTTCATACCAGACTATTTTATGCAATTCAACAACTTGCCAATCTCTCCAGTATGCTACCGGGAATTCAGGCATCTGTGGGACTAATCCACCAACCTGTAACTATGCTGTTAACTATGGGGACGGTTCTTATACCCGAGGGGAGTTAGGAAAAGAGAAGCTTAATTTCGGAGCTAATCCTGTCGGAAATTTTATTTTCGGGTGTGGCAGGAATAATAGGGGTCTATTTGGAGGAGCTTCAGGTCTTGTCGGATTAGGAAAGAGTGAACTGTCACTGGTTTCCCAAACTTCTGCAATCTTTGGAGGAGTTTTTTCTTACTGTTTACCAAATACAGCAGCTGATGCTTCAGGTTCTTTAGTTCTGGGTGGTAATTCTTCAGTTTACAGGAATAGCACCCCTGTTTCTTATACAAGAATGGTTCCGAATCCCCAGCTTCCGACCTTCTACTTTCTCAACCTCACCAGTGTTAGTATAGGCGGGGTGGCTTTGCAAGGTCCGGGCACCGGACAAGGAGGAATATTGATTGATTCAGGGACAGTAATCACCAGGCTTCCTCCTTCACTGTACAGAGTATTGAGAAGAGAGTTTCTGAAACAATTTTCAGGGTATCCTTCTGCACCGCCTTTTTCGATCTTGGATACTTGCTTTAACCTTAGTGGATATCAAGAAGTTGATATTCCAACAATCAGTATGCATTTTGAGGGAGAAGCTGAGCTCAATGTAGATGTAactgggattttctattttgttaAAACTGATGCATCTCAGGTTTGTTTGGCTCTTGCAAGCCTCTCATTCGAAGATGAGATTCCTATACTAGCAAATTATCAGCAGAGAAACCAAAGGGTAATATATGACACTAAAGCATCCATGCTGGGATTTGCAGCAGAAGCTTGCAGTTTTAATTGA